From Streptomyces qinzhouensis, one genomic window encodes:
- a CDS encoding long-chain fatty acid--CoA ligase: MLSTMQDIPLTVTRILEHGMRVHAKSQITTWTGAPEPDRRSFREAGERAIRLANALRDELGVEGDQRVATLMWNNAEHVEAYLAIPSMGAVLHTLNLRLPPEQLVWIANHAADRVVIVNGSLLPLLVPLLPHLPTVEHIVVSGPGDRSLLAGAGTEARIHEYEELIADRPTTFDWPELDERAAAAMCYTSGTTGDPKGVVFSHRSIYLHSMQVCMTESMGLTGKDTTLVVVPQFHVNAWGIPHAAFMTGLNMLMPERFLQPAPLAEMIEREKPTHAAAIPTIWQGLLAEVLTNPRDLTSLKQVTIGGSACPPALMEAYDKLGARLCHAWGMTETSPLGTMAHPPAGLSPEEEWSYRLTQGRFPAGVEPRIVGPGGDVLPWDNESVGELQVRGPWIAAAYFGGVGQEPLRPDDKFSDDGWLKTGDVGVISHDGFLTLTDRVKDVIKSGGEWISSIALENALMAHPEVAEAAVVAVPDPKWDERPLATVVLREGATTDLAGLKAFLGETIAKWQLPERWSLVREVPKTNIGKFDKRAIRRQYGDGELDVVEV, translated from the coding sequence GTGCTGAGCACCATGCAGGACATACCGCTGACCGTGACCCGCATTCTGGAACACGGTATGCGGGTCCACGCGAAGTCGCAGATCACCACCTGGACCGGCGCGCCCGAGCCCGATCGCCGCAGTTTCCGCGAGGCCGGCGAGCGCGCGATCCGACTGGCGAACGCGCTCCGCGACGAACTGGGCGTCGAAGGCGATCAGCGGGTCGCCACTCTGATGTGGAACAACGCCGAGCATGTCGAGGCCTATCTGGCGATTCCCTCCATGGGCGCCGTCCTGCACACCCTCAACCTCCGGCTCCCTCCCGAACAGCTCGTGTGGATCGCCAACCACGCGGCCGACCGCGTGGTCATCGTCAATGGTTCGCTGCTGCCCCTGCTCGTCCCGCTGCTGCCCCATCTGCCCACCGTCGAGCACATCGTGGTCTCCGGCCCCGGCGACCGCTCCCTGCTGGCCGGTGCGGGCACCGAGGCCCGGATCCACGAGTACGAAGAGCTGATCGCGGACCGCCCCACCACCTTCGACTGGCCGGAGCTGGACGAACGCGCCGCCGCCGCCATGTGCTACACCTCCGGCACCACCGGCGACCCCAAGGGCGTGGTCTTCTCCCACCGCTCCATCTACCTGCACTCGATGCAGGTCTGTATGACCGAGTCGATGGGGCTGACCGGCAAGGACACCACCCTCGTCGTCGTACCCCAGTTCCACGTCAACGCCTGGGGCATCCCCCACGCCGCCTTTATGACCGGCCTCAACATGCTGATGCCGGAACGATTCCTCCAGCCCGCCCCCCTCGCCGAGATGATCGAACGCGAGAAGCCGACCCACGCCGCCGCCATCCCCACCATCTGGCAGGGGCTGCTCGCCGAGGTCCTCACCAACCCCCGCGATCTGACCTCCCTCAAGCAGGTCACCATCGGCGGCTCGGCCTGCCCGCCCGCGCTGATGGAGGCGTACGACAAACTGGGCGCGCGCCTGTGCCACGCCTGGGGCATGACGGAGACCTCCCCGCTCGGCACCATGGCCCACCCGCCGGCCGGGCTCAGTCCGGAGGAGGAGTGGTCCTACCGTCTCACCCAGGGCCGGTTCCCGGCCGGTGTCGAGCCGCGGATCGTCGGTCCCGGTGGCGATGTTCTGCCCTGGGACAACGAGTCGGTCGGCGAGCTCCAGGTGCGCGGCCCCTGGATCGCCGCCGCGTACTTCGGCGGCGTCGGGCAGGAGCCCCTGCGGCCGGACGACAAGTTCAGCGATGACGGCTGGCTCAAGACCGGTGATGTGGGTGTGATCAGCCACGACGGCTTCCTCACCCTCACCGACCGGGTCAAGGACGTGATCAAGTCCGGTGGCGAGTGGATCTCCAGCATCGCGCTGGAGAACGCCCTGATGGCACACCCCGAGGTCGCCGAGGCGGCCGTGGTGGCGGTGCCCGACCCCAAGTGGGACGAGCGCCCGCTGGCGACGGTCGTCCTCAGGGAGGGCGCGACCACCGATCTCGCCGGACTGAAGGCCTTCCTCGGGGAGACCATCGCGAAGTGGCAGTTGCCCGAGCGCTGGTCGCTGGTGCGGGAAGTGCCGAAGACGAACATCGGGAAGTTCGACAAGCGCGCGATCCGCAGGCAGTACGGGGACGGCGAGCTGGACGTCGTCGAGGTCTGA